TCGGCGCGCCGCTCGGCAAGCTGGTGCGCTGCGTGCGCGGCGCGATCTTCGACGTCGCGGTCGACGTCCGCCGCGGCTCGCCCCACTTCCGTCGCTGGGTGGGGGTGACGCTGTCGGAGGACACCTGCCACCAGCTCTGGGTGCCGCCGGGGTTCCTGCACGGCTTCTGCGTCGTCGCCGGCCCGGCGGAGGTCGAGTACAAGTGCACCGCGCTGTGGGATCCGACGCAGGAGATCGCCGTGCGCTGGAACGATCCGCAGCTCGCCATCGCCTGGCCGATCGCCACCCCACGGCTCTCCGACAAGGACGCCGCCGCCCCTCTGCTGGAGGCGGTCTACGACCGCCTGCCGGAGTACGAAGCGTAGGCGCCACCCGCGGCCGCCCGGCAGAGGGCTGGCGCAGGCTCGGACGGTCCTGCGGCGGCGCGACGCGTCATCGCGCGCCCGCGGGCGCCGCGGCCAGCGGCACATTTCCGTTGCATTACACCCCCGGCGTTTCGCAGCATGAGGAACAGGGGTTCGAGCCGATGGAGTGTCCGATGTGCGACCAGCCCATGACGCACCAGGGCTATTTCAGTTGGGCGTGCGACGGCTGCGGCCACCGCTGCGAGGGCGATTTGCCGGCCCACCTGGCGCGCCAGCCGGCGGAGGATGACCCGACGCCGTAGCGTCGCCTACTTCTTCTTCGCCGGGCTCTTCGCCGCGCTGTAGGTCCAGCCGTCGATGCCGAGGCCGGCGGCGGCGCTGTATCCGGTCTTGTACGACTGCACCGTGCCGGCGCCGTCGACCAGCACGAAGGTCGGCGTGCCGCTGACGCCGTAGGCCTGGAAGGCGCTGCGGTAGGGGTCGACCGCGACGGTCTCGGGAAAGGGCTCGGTCCGCTCCTTGAAGAACTGGTCGAGTTGCTGCGGGTCCTCGTCGGTGACGGCGATGACCTCGATGTCACGCGCCCGGGCGAACGCCATCACCTCCGGCACCGAGAACTTGCAGGGCACGCACCACGTCGCCCAGAAGAAGAGGAGATGCGGCTTGCCGGCGGCGAGCCGTTGGTCGCCGCGATAGGCGCTGACCTTGGCGAGCGGTGGCGCGGGGCTGCCGACCTTCGGCGGACCCGGCAGCTCCGGCATCTTGATCGGGTAGGGCTCGGGCCGCAGCACCACCTGCTGGACGTGGCCCGCGCGCGCCACCTCGAGCGGCGCCGGCTCGTTGATCTCGCGCCGCATCGTCCATTCCCGCACCTGGTGCGGCTCCTGGAACGGCGCCGCCGGCGGCCCGAGGATGACGTCGCCGACCTCGAGCCCGGCCTTGGCGGCGGGCGAATCCGGGTAGACGGTCATCACGGTGACCGCGCCGCCCGTCTGCTGGTCGCGGGCGCGCTGCGCGTCGGTGAGCGGTTTGAACTGGATGCCCATCCAGGCCGGCATCACCGCCTGCACGACGCGCCGATCGTCGTCGAGCGGCGGGAACGAGGTCGGCGGTGCCATGGCTGCGGCGGTGGCGACCGAGGGATCGGCGAGGAAGTTGACGTCCTCGCAGGCCAGCAACGCGGCATAGGTGTCGCGTTCGGCCGGCGTGCCGCGCTCGGCGAGGTACACGCGCCCGGCGATCTGGGTGAGAATGGCGCGCAGGCGCAGGACGACGCCGAGCCGCACCTCCATGCGGTAAGCGGCCTGCGACGCCGCCTCGGTGCGCGCGCGCAGGAGCGCCAGGCGATCGCTGGTGGCGGCGTCCTTGGCGGTGAAGGCGCCGAGCGCCTCCGCGAGCTCGTCGCCGAGCGTCTCGCGCCCGGCGGGATCGAGGTCGGCGATGACCGTCGGCGCCAGGCGCTCCTTCCAGCGCGGATCGGCGGCGAGGAAGCGCTCGAAGTTCTGCTCCTTGAGGGAGTCGAGCGCCTCATGCCAGCGATCGGCGTAGGTGCGGAGCTGTTCGCTGACCTGCGGCAGGATGCGGGTCTGCAGCTCGAGCTCGCCGAGCGAGCGCGGGCTGAACATGCCGAAGGTCGAGCCGACGCGGTCGAGCAGTCGGATCTCCGGCTCCCAGCGGGCGCGGTTCTTGAAGGCGTCGTTGATGTACGCGTCGGCGACCTCGGTCTCGGTCGTGTTCTCGCGTTTCGCCTGCGCCTGCAGGAGCTGTTGCAGATAGAAGTCGGACGTCGTGTTCGGCACGTCCGGGGAGTCGTCGCTGACCAGCACCCGCCGCTGCGCTTCCGGCATGCGGCCGACGGCGCGCAGCGCCTCGAAGAAGCGGTGCGAGTGGCCGACGCCATCGCGCCCCAGGTTCTCGGGGTAGCAGCCATAGGCCGGGCGGTCGGCGGTGGACGCGAAGTAGCCGCACTGCCGGCCGTTCGGCGTCAGCTCGCCGGGGCGCGGCAGGATCGCGTTGGCGAACGAGCCGCCGAAGCACTGCGACATCAGCATGACGACGTGCACGTCGGGGTCGAGCTCGGCGAGGAGCTGGCGGAGCTGCTCGACGGTCAGCTTCTCGTTCCACAGCACGATGCTGTTGTTGGCCAGATCGGTCTTGTTCTGCTCGCCGTGGTCGGTGACGTAGAGGAGCAGCGTGTCGCCGCCGTGCAGCCGTTTGCCCTCGGTGGTGAACCAGGCGTGCAGCGCCTCGTAGGTCGCCGGCCGCAGCGTGTAGCCGTCGACGGCGGAATCGACGAACTGCACCGGCCGCAGCAACTGGGCGGCGCGCGGCGGCAGCAGCCAGGCGTCGCCGCTGTCGTCCGGACGGGCGCGGGTCGCCAGGTCGGCGCTGGGGTCGGGACCGTCCGAGGAGAAGATGACCACGTCGTCGGCGGCGGCGCCGCTGGCGTGGAGGAATTCGACCAGGGTGCGGACGTGGGTCAGGTGCGACTGGAAGTTGCTCTGCTTCTTGCCGCCGCCGTTGATCAGCAGCGCCTTGAACGCGCCCGGCCCCTCGGTGATCGGGGGGGGCGGCGGCGGGCTCGCCGGCGCCGGGGAGCGACAGGCGCTGAGCGCGGCGAGCAGGGCGAGAACGAGCGCGAGTGGCAGGGCGCGACGCGCGGGCGAGTCACACATGCAGCCTGCGAATCTAGCAGAGGCGTCGCGTCGGCCAAACCGGTGGGCCCCGCGCCGGCGCCACGGGAGTCAACCTCGATACGAAAAACACCTTCACCACGGAGGCACGGAGGGTGCAGCGTCGGAATGGCCGGGTGGGTGCGATCCCTATGGCGGCTTTGCCCAATAAAGGTTGCTAGGTTGTTAGTTGTTAGGTTGTTAGTCTCAGAGGCCGTTCAGGCCTAACAACTAACAACCTAGCAACCTAACAACCTGGGGCTGCCTCGCGCGAGCAGCGAAGTCTTGGGCAAGGCCCCCCATGGCCATTGCTGATGGCGTTGAGGATCTCGACCCCGAACCCTCTTGTCCAGGTTCCTCCGTGTCTCCGTGCCTCCGTGGTGAAATGCCTTCGTGACATCAGGGTCAACTCTCGTCCCCGTCCCCGTCCTCGACCCAGATGAAGTGGGCGCCGCAGTGCAGGCAGACGGCGTCGAGATAGTAGATGCCGCGCACGCTGCCGAGCGCCAGGCGCTGACGGTGCGTGCCGCCGCTGCCGTCGCGACACTCGTGCACCACCGATCGGCCCTCGCCACTGACCGGCGTGCGCTCGGGCGACTTGAGCGGCGTGAAGGTGACGATGGTCGGCACGGGCGTTCACCGCCGCAGCGCGGCGAGGATCGCCGCCGTCGCCGGCGATTGGTTGAGGGTGTAGAAATGGATGCCCGGCGCGCCGCGTGCCAGGAGATCGCGGCACTGGGCGAGGGCGTGCGCGATGCCGACGTCGAGCACCGCGGCGTCGGAGCCGGCGGCCTGCAACTGGTCGCGCAGCGGCGCCGGGATGCGGGCGCCGCAGAGGCTGGTGATGCGCTCGATCTGCGGCACGTTGGTGATCGGCATGATGCCGGGGAGGATCGGCACCGTGATCCCGGCGCGGCGCGCGCGCTCGACGAAGGCGAAGTAGTCCCGGTTGTCGTAGAAGAGTTGGGTGATGATCACCTGCGCGCCGGCGTCGACCTTGCGGCGCAGGTGGGCGACGTCGCGGTCGAGGTCGCGGCATTCCGGATGGCCCTCCGGGTAGCCGGCGCCGGCCAGGCAGAACGGATAGCCGCGCTCGCGGATGAAGGCGACGAGCTCGCTGGCGTAGCCGAAGCCGTTCGCCGGTCGCACGAAGGCGGTCTCGCCGCGCGGCGGATCGCCGCGCAGGGCCAGCACGTTCTCGAGCTCGGCGGCGACGAGGCGGTCGAGAATGGCGGCGATCTCGTCGCGCGAGTGGCCGACGCAGGTCAGATGCGCCATGGCCTCGATGCCCTGCTCGCGCTTGATGCGGCCGACGATCTCGATCGTCTTCTCGCGCGTCGTGCCGCCGGCCCCGTAGGTGACCGAGACGAAGCTCGGCGCCAGCGGCCGCAGCTTGTCGATCGTCTGCAGCAGGCTGCGCTCGCCGGCCTCGCTCTTCGGCGGAAAGAACTCGAACGAGAACACCGGGCGCGCCTGGCCGAAGAGGTCGCGGATGCGCATAACCGGGCGACTCTAGAGGAAAGGTCGCGGCGAGAGCAACGGCGTCGCGCCGCGCTGCCCGATGTGAGCCAGCGCCCGCCGGTCGCTTTACAAACGCCGGCGCGGCACCGAGAGTGCCGGGCGATGAAGCTGGTGGCGTTCTTCCATCTGAAGGAGGTGCGGTGGTCGCTGCCGGACGAGCGGCTCGCCGCCTGGCGGGCCCGCTTCCCGTCGCTCGAGGTGGCGTCGGTCGAGGACGAGGCCGCGCTGCCGGCGGCGCTGGCGGACGCCGACGTCTTCGTCGGCTGGCGCCTTCCGCCCGAGCACTTCGGCGGCGCGCGGCGGCTGCGCTGGATCCATTCCGCGTCGGCGGGGATCGAGGAGTCGCTCTATCCGGCGCTGCTCGCCAGCGCCGTCGTGCTGACCAATTCGACCGGCCTGCACTCGGTGTGCATCCCGGAGCACATCGTCGGCCAGATGCTGGTGCTGGCGCGCAACTTCCACGAGGCGGTGCGGCTGCAGGCGCGTGGGGAATGGAATCGCTTCGCGGTCATCGCCCACCAGGGCGGCCTGCGCGAGCTCCACGGGTCGAACCTGGCGATCCTCGGCGCCGGCCCGATCGGCGCCAACCTGGCGCGCATGGCGGCGGCGCTGGGGATGCGCGTCCGGGTGATGCGGCGCGACGCCCGCCAGCCGGTCGCGCACGCTGAAGCGGTGGTGCCGCCCGCCGAGCTGCACGCCCTGCTCGGCTGGGCCGATTTCGTGGTCCTCGCCGTGCCGCTCACCGACGAGACGCGCGGCCTGATCGGCGCCGCCGAGCTGCGGGCGATGCGGTCGAGCGCCTACCTGATCAACGTCGCCCGCGGCGAGGTGGTCGACGAGGCGGAGCTGGTGCGTTGCCTGCGCAGCGGCGCCATCGCCGGCGCGGCGCTCGACGTCTTCAGCGAGGAGCCGCTGCCGCCCGAGCACCCGCTCTGGTCGCTGACCAACGCCCTGCTCACGCCGCACATCTCGGGTTACACGGCGACCTACTTCGACCGCATGCTGGCGCTGTTCGAGGACAACCTCGGCCGCTTCCTCGCCGGGCAGCCGCTGCGCAACGTCGTCGACAAGCGGCGCGGATACGCGCCGGGCGGCGGGTAGGGAAGGGGGCTCAGAAGCCGAGCTCGCGCAGCGCCACCGGGCGATGCTCGCGCGCCGAGCGCTCGGCGGCGATGCCCATGGCGACGGCGAGGGCGCCGTCGTCGACGCTGACCTGGGGCGGTCCGCCGGCTCGGATGGCGTCGATGAAGGCGCGGTGCTGGTAGTAGGTCGCGCCGTGGTGGAATCCGGCGTCGCGGATCACGGGATCGATCGCGACCTCCTCCTCCTCCCGCGCCAGGCGGTCGCGACGGCTGAACACCAGGCGGTGCGCCGGCACGAAGGCCTCGACCTTGCCGGCGTCGCCGGTGACCGCGAGCTCCATCTCGTGGCGCGAATTCTCGGCGAACATGCACAGGTCGAGGAGGGCGCGGGCGCCGCCGTCGAAGTCGACGACCGCGAAGGCGTTGTCGAGGATGTCGGGGGTGGCGCCGTCGTAGCGCTCGTCGAGGTGGTTCACGTCCTGGCCGCCGGAGGCGTACACGCGCAGGGGGCGCTGGCCGGTGAGCAGCGCCATGAGATCGAAGAAGTGGCAGCACTTCTCGACCAGCGTGCCGCCGGTATTGCGGGCGAAGCGGTTCCAGTTGCCGACCTTGGCGAGGAACGGGAAGCGGTGCTCGCGGATGGCGACCATGCGCAGCGTGCCGACGGCCCCGGCGCGCACCGCGGCGATCAGCCGTCCCACGCTGGGCACGAAGCGGTACTCGAGGCCGACCCAGGTCAGCGCCCGCCGGCCGGCGGCGGCGGCGCGCAGCGCGTGGCAGTCCTCGATCGTCGTGCAGAGCGGTTTCTCGACCAGGACGTGCAGATCGGTGGCGAGGGCGTCGCGCAGGAGCGCGGCGTGGGTGTGGTTCGGGGTCGCGATGACCAGCGCGTCGAGCGGCGCGCGCAGGAGCGCGCGGTGGTCCTCGTACACCGCGGCGTCGGGCGCGGCGTGACGGGCGATGTCGCGGCTGCCGGGGTCGGGATCGGCGACCGCGGTGACGCGGACGTCGTCGATGAGGGCCAGGTTGCGCAGGTGCTCCCAGCCCATCATCCCGGTGCCGACGATGCCGTAGCGCAGCGCGCTCAGGGAGCCTCCGGCGTCAGGCGCATGGTGAGCGGATGCGAGAAATGGCGGACGAAGACGTCGCTCCAGTACTTGTCGGCCATCGCCGTGGCCACCGCATCGGCCATATCGGGGACCGACTCCGCCCTCACCCTGTCGAAGGTCTGGCCGGCGATGCGGATCTTCACGTACGGCGCGGTCGCGTTGCCCGCGATCCGGCCGGCGGCGCGCGAACCGAGGCGGATGTAGACCTGCCCATCGACGACCACCAGCCAGACGGTCGACCAGTGCTCCTCGCCGTTCTCGACGGTGAGGAACTCGAGCGTCTGCTCGCCGCTGAACGCCTGCGGGTTCCAGTCGGCGGCGGCGACGGGGTTGGTCAGGGTGAGCGCGGCGATGGCGGCAACGGCGAGTCGGCGCATGGACGACCTCCTGGGGTGGCTGCGGCGCTTCTAGCGGCTGTCGCGGCGGAGGGGAAACGCGGCGCGCCGGTGCCCGGGGGGCGTCTCAGAAGTTGTACTCGACCTGGCCGGTGTAGATGACGTCGGCGCGGATGCCGTCGGTGTTGAGGGGGAACTGGAAGCTGGCGTTGAGCACCAGGCCGCCCCAGGGGTTGAGCTTGAAGCCGACGGCGGACTGGATGACGTTGTCGTTGATGCCGTCGCGCTTGTCGTCGTGGTAGCCGAGGAAGTCGCCGGCCAGCGTCAGCCAGCGGGTGGTGAGGACGTCGGCGCCGACGATCCACTGCGCCTGGCTGACGTCCTGGGCGCTGCGGAACGAGTAGCCGAGGTTGAGGTGCGGTGACACGCGCCCGATCTGCTTCGACGCGATGAACCAGGGGGTGAACGTCGGGTCGTGGAAGCCGAGCAGGTCGTTGGCGTTGCCGGTCGGCAGGGTCAGCACCTCGGCGAGCGCGATGTCCGCCAGCCAGGTGTCGACGACGTGCCACTTGGCGCGCAGGAAGAGATCGCCGGTGCCGGTGGCGGACTCGTTGAACGAATCCTGGGCGCAGCGGTAGGGCCGGCCGCAGATCGGTCCGGTGCCGTTCTGGATCACCCCCGTCTGGGTGCGGGAGAACCGCGCCACCGAGCTGACGCCGCCATCGCCGTCCGGATCGAGGGTCATCGCGGACGCCGTGCCCTGCATGTGGGCATGGTTGATGGCCAGGGCGAGGCTGACGTCGATGCTGTCGGTGAGGCCGTAGGCGGCGCTGAGATAGAACATGTCGAAGGTGAAGCGCATGTCGAGCTGGGTGCGGATGACGTCGTCGCTGAAGATCGCCTGGTCGCCGGCCGGCAGCGTCGCCAGGGTCGCCTTGCTGACCGCGGGCTGCACGGTGACGAGGTTGTCGAGCGAGTCGCCGGCGAGGGTGCTGAACTCGACGTGCTGGTACGACAGCCCGACGTTGAAGCGGCCCCGACCGAGCGTCTGGGCGCGCTCGCCGAAGCCGGCGCCGAGGCTCTGCTCGAAGCGGACGAAGGTGTCGAGGTCGGAATCCCAGGCGAAGCTGAAGGCGCCGCTGGAGGAGGGCAACGGCACCTGCGAGCGCGCCGCCGCCATCTGCGCCGACAGGTTGGTGAAGCCCTGGACGATGCTCGGCTTGCCGAGGTCGCTCGAGGTCTGGTTGATGGTGGTGCTGAGCGAGCCGCCGAAGAGGTTCGGGATCACCTTCTCCAGCGGCGTCGCCTGGGCGGCGAGCGGCACGGCCAGCGACAGCGACGCCAGCACGCGGGCGCACCTCCGCCAGGCGCGGAGACGCGCCGGCGACGGCTGGGCTGGTGAGCCCGCCGCACCGCCGGCGGCGCGGGCTCGGGCAGGATCCCGTGCGACTATTGTCCGCTCCCGATCTTCCAGGAGGACTGCTCCCGAACCAAAACCTTAGTCAAACGCACTTCCAGACGCACGGGCCGCCCGCTGCTCGCGTCGGTGAAGCGATCGCGGCGCACGAACGAGACCAGGTAGCCGCCCTCCTGCGGCGTGATGCTGATGTCGTCGATCTCCACCGCGAGGTCGGTGGCGGTGTCGAGGTAGGTGCGCAGCGCCGTCCGTTGGCGCTCGGAGAAGCTGGCATAGGCGCCGGCGACCTCGTCGAGGTTCTTGCTCTCGACGGCGCGGCGATAGCGCTCGAGCAGGGCGCGCACGCTCTCGTCGACCGCGGCCGGCACGTCCGC
Above is a genomic segment from bacterium containing:
- a CDS encoding D-2-hydroxyacid dehydrogenase, whose protein sequence is MKLVAFFHLKEVRWSLPDERLAAWRARFPSLEVASVEDEAALPAALADADVFVGWRLPPEHFGGARRLRWIHSASAGIEESLYPALLASAVVLTNSTGLHSVCIPEHIVGQMLVLARNFHEAVRLQARGEWNRFAVIAHQGGLRELHGSNLAILGAGPIGANLARMAAALGMRVRVMRRDARQPVAHAEAVVPPAELHALLGWADFVVLAVPLTDETRGLIGAAELRAMRSSAYLINVARGEVVDEAELVRCLRSGAIAGAALDVFSEEPLPPEHPLWSLTNALLTPHISGYTATYFDRMLALFEDNLGRFLAGQPLRNVVDKRRGYAPGGG
- a CDS encoding redoxin family protein, producing the protein MCDSPARRALPLALVLALLAALSACRSPAPASPPPPPPITEGPGAFKALLINGGGKKQSNFQSHLTHVRTLVEFLHASGAAADDVVIFSSDGPDPSADLATRARPDDSGDAWLLPPRAAQLLRPVQFVDSAVDGYTLRPATYEALHAWFTTEGKRLHGGDTLLLYVTDHGEQNKTDLANNSIVLWNEKLTVEQLRQLLAELDPDVHVVMLMSQCFGGSFANAILPRPGELTPNGRQCGYFASTADRPAYGCYPENLGRDGVGHSHRFFEALRAVGRMPEAQRRVLVSDDSPDVPNTTSDFYLQQLLQAQAKRENTTETEVADAYINDAFKNRARWEPEIRLLDRVGSTFGMFSPRSLGELELQTRILPQVSEQLRTYADRWHEALDSLKEQNFERFLAADPRWKERLAPTVIADLDPAGRETLGDELAEALGAFTAKDAATSDRLALLRARTEAASQAAYRMEVRLGVVLRLRAILTQIAGRVYLAERGTPAERDTYAALLACEDVNFLADPSVATAAAMAPPTSFPPLDDDRRVVQAVMPAWMGIQFKPLTDAQRARDQQTGGAVTVMTVYPDSPAAKAGLEVGDVILGPPAAPFQEPHQVREWTMRREINEPAPLEVARAGHVQQVVLRPEPYPIKMPELPGPPKVGSPAPPLAKVSAYRGDQRLAAGKPHLLFFWATWCVPCKFSVPEVMAFARARDIEVIAVTDEDPQQLDQFFKERTEPFPETVAVDPYRSAFQAYGVSGTPTFVLVDGAGTVQSYKTGYSAAAGLGIDGWTYSAAKSPAKKK
- a CDS encoding Gfo/Idh/MocA family oxidoreductase: MSALRYGIVGTGMMGWEHLRNLALIDDVRVTAVADPDPGSRDIARHAAPDAAVYEDHRALLRAPLDALVIATPNHTHAALLRDALATDLHVLVEKPLCTTIEDCHALRAAAAGRRALTWVGLEYRFVPSVGRLIAAVRAGAVGTLRMVAIREHRFPFLAKVGNWNRFARNTGGTLVEKCCHFFDLMALLTGQRPLRVYASGGQDVNHLDERYDGATPDILDNAFAVVDFDGGARALLDLCMFAENSRHEMELAVTGDAGKVEAFVPAHRLVFSRRDRLAREEEEVAIDPVIRDAGFHHGATYYQHRAFIDAIRAGGPPQVSVDDGALAVAMGIAAERSAREHRPVALRELGF
- the rfbC gene encoding dTDP-4-dehydrorhamnose 3,5-epimerase, which produces MRVRQTELPGVVVIEPAVHRDERGFFLETYHADKYRAAGLTLPFVQDNHSRSAPGILRGLHAQLGAPLGKLVRCVRGAIFDVAVDVRRGSPHFRRWVGVTLSEDTCHQLWVPPGFLHGFCVVAGPAEVEYKCTALWDPTQEIAVRWNDPQLAIAWPIATPRLSDKDAAAPLLEAVYDRLPEYEA
- the metF gene encoding methylenetetrahydrofolate reductase [NAD(P)H]; protein product: MRIRDLFGQARPVFSFEFFPPKSEAGERSLLQTIDKLRPLAPSFVSVTYGAGGTTREKTIEIVGRIKREQGIEAMAHLTCVGHSRDEIAAILDRLVAAELENVLALRGDPPRGETAFVRPANGFGYASELVAFIRERGYPFCLAGAGYPEGHPECRDLDRDVAHLRRKVDAGAQVIITQLFYDNRDYFAFVERARRAGITVPILPGIMPITNVPQIERITSLCGARIPAPLRDQLQAAGSDAAVLDVGIAHALAQCRDLLARGAPGIHFYTLNQSPATAAILAALRR